The genomic window CAGTATTTGTTTTGAGATTAAAGAACCGGTAGCAACATTTGAGGATGGTTTTTGCCCAAGTCTGCTTTGGGACCTTGAGGAGGACCCGATGAACGGTGGTTTCCTTCCCGGCAGCGATGGTGTAGTGATATCCGTAGTTGCACCTCCACCTGCTTACTCAGCATCTGTCAACGAAAATGTCGTTCAATTTAACTGGGACTACGATGCCGAATCCGGAACTCCGTTTGGCGCCCCAATATCAACCAATTGTGTTGCTCCATGCATAATTCTGGTTGCTAATGACGACGATTTCTCTCAAAATGCTGTTTGCAGTTTTGAAGGTGGTAATGCAGGAAACGTTTTGCTTAATGACCTTATCAACGGATACCAGCCCAATCCCGCTCAGGTCGAATTGACCATTGGCAATAATGGAGGGATCAATGGAGCCACATTGTCATTTGAAGGTAACCTCATCATCCCCCCTGCAACTCCTGCCGGTTTGTATTCATTATCTTACCGTTTGAACGAATATGAAAATACGGATAATTTTAAAACAGCCAATATACAGGTTAAAGTGACTGATCCGGTTTTCCAATGTCCTCCTGATATGACGGTTTGTTTAAGCGAGCAACCTTTTGCACTTACAGGTGCTGTGCCGGGTGGTGGTATTTTTGCCGGAAATGGGATGATCACCGGACTGTTTAACCCAATGGTTGCAGGAATAGGTACACATTTCATTAACTACTGCGTTATCAATCCATTCACCAATGAGCAACTTTGCTGCGATTTTAGTGTAACTGTAACCGATGACCAGCAGGTTCAGCTTTCGATGGGATGGAGCGGAATCTCCAGCTATATTCTTCCTTCTGACCAGACTATGAGCTCTGTTTTAGACCCCGTAAGTCAGCAATTAAATGTGATTTACAATTTTGATGGCATCTACTGGCCGGATCTGGGTATCACCACACTTAACCAATGGAATCCATTTTCTGGTTACATAGCAAGATCATCTGATATTGCCGTATTGCCAATTTGTGGAGATGCCATAACAGGAACTCCATTGGAACTTAATGCCGGATGGAGCATCATGCCGGTATTATCTGCCGTACCGTTTAATATCGAAGATTTATTCAGCGGTGTTACTGGTCTGGTTGTCGTAAAGGAAGTAGCCGGTGTTGGTGTTTACTGGCCGGCCTATAACATCAATACTATTGGTAACCTTCAACCCGGAAAAGCATACATTGTAAGTCTGAGCAGTCCTGCAACCATTGATTTTTCGCAACAGCAAAAGAACATTTCCACCATTAAGCCCGACAATTTTAATCAACTCAACACACCATGGAACATGGTAACCTATACACCGGCTTCACACCTGGTGGCATTCAATCTTGAAGAAAATCCCCTCAAAACTGGCGATATCATTGGTGGTTTTACACAGGATGGCCTTTGTGCCGGTTTGTTCGAATTTAAAAATCCATCCAACTCGTTTGCCATCAGTTTGCAGGGAAATGACTCTTATTCAGATGAAGTCGATGGTTTTATGGAGCAGGAAGCGATTACTTTCAGCGTTTACAGGCCTTCAACAGGCGAGCTCTTGGACCTGGATGTTACATTTAATCCTGCTATGGATCAGGGCTCC from Bacteroidales bacterium includes these protein-coding regions:
- a CDS encoding T9SS type A sorting domain-containing protein translates to MKTFQLSLSQKMFRLNVPGIGRRLTFLVFAFLLLSGLSTYAQVPLITVRFANPQIDCGNMTYCVDVEFQSDAPDKRIFGMNTRFFYDGNVLEFINMTNFVNGYGPFNPNPPNVTSGNAVSGALMFSFNGAATYVNGAMQLINSSAPPVYISTTGWTRLYSICFEIKEPVATFEDGFCPSLLWDLEEDPMNGGFLPGSDGVVISVVAPPPAYSASVNENVVQFNWDYDAESGTPFGAPISTNCVAPCIILVANDDDFSQNAVCSFEGGNAGNVLLNDLINGYQPNPAQVELTIGNNGGINGATLSFEGNLIIPPATPAGLYSLSYRLNEYENTDNFKTANIQVKVTDPVFQCPPDMTVCLSEQPFALTGAVPGGGIFAGNGMITGLFNPMVAGIGTHFINYCVINPFTNEQLCCDFSVTVTDDQQVQLSMGWSGISSYILPSDQTMSSVLDPVSQQLNVIYNFDGIYWPDLGITTLNQWNPFSGYIARSSDIAVLPICGDAITGTPLELNAGWSIMPVLSAVPFNIEDLFSGVTGLVVVKEVAGVGVYWPAYNINTIGNLQPGKAYIVSLSSPATIDFSQQQKNISTIKPDNFNQLNTPWNMVTYTPASHLVAFNLEENPLKTGDIIGGFTQDGLCAGLFEFKNPSNSFAISLQGNDSYSDEVDGFMEQEAITFSVYRPSTGELLDLDVTFNPAMDQGSFETNGLSEVNLMKVSSTGVIIIDASFLIVYPNPTQGEFTINGLEGVAKIKIYNSFGKEVNKVETTLPASFNLGGVARGVYMIRIEAGQKMYFRKLIIN